The Scatophagus argus isolate fScaArg1 chromosome 20, fScaArg1.pri, whole genome shotgun sequence genome window below encodes:
- the ch25hl2 gene encoding LOW QUALITY PROTEIN: cholesterol 25-hydroxylase-like protein 2 (The sequence of the model RefSeq protein was modified relative to this genomic sequence to represent the inferred CDS: deleted 2 bases in 1 codon; substituted 1 base at 1 genomic stop codon), which yields MSAGRLLRAEALSWMSDEDNVTGSQSQGLVLQPFWDYLHQNHHDLLRSPPFPVVLSVTTYFTLVGLYTVLDLLAPTWPCINRYRLHPDRPVTWPNIWTTLGLTIYNHVLYIFPATVAQWLWRPPTPLPREAPTFLSFILGILGCMVLFDFQYYLWHLLHHQVPWLYRTFHAVHHQYNQTFSLVTQYLSGWELFSLGFWATIDPILLQCHCLTAWGFMVFNVYVSIEQHCGYDFPWALHNLVPFGLWGGAPKHDAHHQRPGTNFAPFFSHWDWLGGTHIVPTPSSRRSGXARQDKM from the exons ATGAGCGCTGGCAGGTTACTCAGAGCTGAGGCTTTATCCTGGATGTCGGATGAGGATAACGTGACTGGGAGCCAGTCCCAGGGTCTGGTTCTGCAGCCTTTCTGGGACTACCTCCACCAGAACCACCACGACCTCCTGAGGAGCCCTCCCTTCCCTGTGGTCCTCTCCGTCACCACCTACTTCACCCTGGTTGGTCTTTACACCGTGCTGGACCTGCTGGCCCCCACTTGGCCCTGCATTAACCGCTACAGGCTCCACCCTGACAGACCCGTCACCTGGCCTAACATCTGGACTACCCTGGGACTCACCATCTACAACCATGTGCTTTACATCTTCCCTGCTACAGTCGCCCAGTGGCTGTGGAGGCCGCCCACCCCGCTGCCCCGCGAGGCGCCCACCTTCCTGAGCTTCATCCTGGGCATCCTGGGCTGCATGGTGCTCTTCGACTTCCAGTACTACCTGTGGCACCTGCTGCACCACCAGGTACCGTGGCTGTACCGCACGTTCCACGCCGTGCACCACCAGTACAACCAGACCTTCAGCCTCGTCACCCAGTATCTGTCTGGCTGGGAGTTATTCAGCCTGGGATTTTGGGCTACGATAGACCCCATCCTGCTCCAGTGCCACTGCCTGACAGCGTGGGGCTTCATGGTCTTCAACGTCTATGTGTCCATTGAGCAGCACTGCGGCTATGACTTCCCGTGGGCCCTGCACAACCTGGTGCCCTTTGGCCTCTGGGGAGGTGCACCCAAGCACGACGCTCACCACCAGCGGCCCGGCACAAACTTCGCCCCATTCTTCTCCCACTGGGACTGGCTGGGGGGCACCCACATCGTGCCAACTCCCTCCAGC CGCCGCAGCGGGTGAGccagacaagacaaaatgtaG